From Anticarsia gemmatalis isolate Benzon Research Colony breed Stoneville strain chromosome 27, ilAntGemm2 primary, whole genome shotgun sequence, one genomic window encodes:
- the LOC142984432 gene encoding isochorismatase domain-containing protein 1-like isoform X1, translating to MPCRNIFKLGALEAKRTAFLLCDIQETFRPHIKHFGEVVKVANKMMEAAKHFQIPVYISEQYPKGLGHTTKDIKTECAALVYEKTTFSMYTPELQERLKKDVPELNAVVLFGIEAHVCIEQTVIDLMDRDIVVHLLADGVSSRSLMDRGLALQRLQRIGCFVGTSENILFKLLKDKNHPAFKPISKLNANPTPDEFGGSKLKSDSDERCSD from the exons ATGCCTTGCCgtaatatctttaaattggGTGCTCTTGAGGCTAAGCGAACAGCATTCTTGCTATGTGACATACAGGAGACCTTCCGACCTCATATTAAGCACTTTGGCGAAGTGGTCAAAGTTGCTAATAAAATG aTGGAAGCAGCAAAACACTTCCAGATTCCAGTATACATATCGGAACAGTATCCCAAAGGCCTCGGTCACACAACTAAGGACATAAAGACAGAGTGTGCAGCTCTCGTCTATGAGAAGACTACATTCTCTATGTACACACCTGAACTGCAAGAGAGACTGAAGAAGGATGTACCTGAGTTGAATGCTGTAGTGCTTTTTGGTATAGAg gcCCATGTATGCATCGAACAGACTGTGATAGACTTGATGGATAGAGACATAGTGGTACACTTACTAGCTGACGGCGTATCATCACGCTCGCTAATGGACAGGGGGCTGGCACTACAG CGCCTTCAACGAATCGGTTGCTTCGTGGGTACATCAGAGAATATACTATTTAAGTTATTGAAAGATAAAAATCATCCGGCTTTTAAACCTATTTCTAAACTTAATGCCAATCCGACGCCGGACGAGTTTGGTGGTAGCAAGTTAAAATCTGATAGTGATGAAAGATGTTCAGACTAA
- the LOC142984432 gene encoding isochorismatase domain-containing protein 1-like isoform X2, protein MPCRNIFKLGALEAKRTAFLLCDIQETFRPHIKHFGEVVKVANKMMEAAKHFQIPVYISEQYPKGLGHTTKDIKTECAALVYEKTTFSMYTPELQERLKKDVPELNAVVLFGIEAHVCIEQTVIDLMDRDIVVHLLADGVSSRSLMDRGLALQRLRSIGCFITTSENVLFKLLKDKNHPEFKNISKLNKQPTVDTLGFDYLAPSSKL, encoded by the exons ATGCCTTGCCgtaatatctttaaattggGTGCTCTTGAGGCTAAGCGAACAGCATTCTTGCTATGTGACATACAGGAGACCTTCCGACCTCATATTAAGCACTTTGGCGAAGTGGTCAAAGTTGCTAATAAAATG aTGGAAGCAGCAAAACACTTCCAGATTCCAGTATACATATCGGAACAGTATCCCAAAGGCCTCGGTCACACAACTAAGGACATAAAGACAGAGTGTGCAGCTCTCGTCTATGAGAAGACTACATTCTCTATGTACACACCTGAACTGCAAGAGAGACTGAAGAAGGATGTACCTGAGTTGAATGCTGTAGTGCTTTTTGGTATAGAg gcCCATGTATGCATCGAACAGACTGTGATAGACTTGATGGATAGAGACATAGTGGTACACTTACTAGCTGACGGCGTATCATCACGCTCGCTAATGGACAGGGGGCTGGCACTACAG CGTTTACGCTCGATAGGCTGTTTCATAACGACATCAGAAAAcgtgttatttaaattactgaAGGACAAGAACCACCCcgaattcaaaaatatatctaaattaaataaacaaccCACTGTAGATACGCTCGGTTTTGATTATTTAGCGCCGAGTTCTAAACTTTAG